A single genomic interval of Halomonas sp. GT harbors:
- the gloB gene encoding hydroxyacylglutathione hydrolase: MMSVTPIPALSDNYIWLLRQDTSQSVCVVDPGEAAPVIEFLERESLMLDTILITHHHHDHTGGLSELIKRFSPRVVGPSNPTIEGINEQVEHGDEVRIMGRLFEVIATPGHTLDHVSYFTPGIPALLFCGDTLFCGGCGRLFEGSPEQMFASLQTLAELPEDTLVFAAHEYTEANLTFARAADPDNEDVKFALQECEKARALDRPTLPSTIGRELKINPYLRVSTDSVRQAVGTQGVNDDDLATFSTLREWKNRF, translated from the coding sequence ATGATGAGCGTGACACCGATTCCCGCACTTAGCGATAACTACATTTGGCTATTAAGACAGGATACCAGTCAAAGCGTTTGCGTGGTGGATCCCGGTGAAGCGGCGCCTGTCATTGAGTTTCTTGAGCGTGAATCCTTAATGCTTGATACGATTTTAATCACTCACCACCATCATGATCATACGGGTGGCCTTTCAGAGTTGATTAAACGCTTCTCGCCTCGGGTCGTTGGTCCCTCAAACCCTACTATTGAAGGTATTAATGAACAGGTAGAGCACGGCGATGAAGTTCGTATTATGGGGCGACTTTTTGAAGTCATAGCCACGCCAGGGCATACGTTAGATCACGTGAGCTACTTCACTCCAGGAATTCCTGCGCTACTTTTCTGCGGTGACACCCTGTTTTGCGGTGGTTGTGGCCGCTTGTTTGAGGGGTCCCCAGAGCAAATGTTTGCATCTCTTCAAACATTAGCGGAACTCCCAGAGGATACGCTGGTCTTTGCAGCGCATGAATATACGGAAGCGAATCTAACATTTGCTCGTGCTGCAGACCCTGATAACGAAGACGTTAAATTTGCATTACAGGAGTGTGAGAAGGCTCGGGCATTAGACCGACCTACCTTACCCAGCACGATAGGACGCGAGCTGAAGATCAACCCCTACTTGCGCGTGAGCACTGATAGTGTGCGTCAAGCAGTAGGTACGCAAGGGGTCAATGATGATGATCTCGCCACGTTCTCCACGTTACGCGAGTGGAAGAACCGTTTTTAA
- a CDS encoding SCP2 sterol-binding domain-containing protein: MSSNTLDKLQSRFNPEAAKGMDEVFQFHFSDAGSHYMVIQDGTLDVHEGEHDDPSVSLSMSTDTLKGIMSGDVNGMTAFMTGKLKATGNVMLATKLTSLFPSK; the protein is encoded by the coding sequence ATGTCATCGAACACGTTAGATAAACTTCAGTCTCGCTTTAATCCAGAAGCCGCCAAAGGCATGGATGAGGTATTTCAATTTCATTTCTCTGACGCGGGCAGCCATTATATGGTTATCCAAGACGGGACTCTGGACGTACACGAAGGTGAGCACGACGATCCTTCTGTGAGCCTTAGCATGAGTACAGATACGCTAAAAGGCATTATGAGCGGAGACGTCAATGGTATGACTGCCTTCATGACAGGCAAGTTAAAAGCCACCGGTAATGTTATGCTGGCCACTAAGTTGACCAGCCTGTTTCCCAGCAAATAA
- a CDS encoding microcin C ABC transporter permease YejB, with protein MARYTLRRLLLMIPTLFGIMLLNFMIVQAAPGGPIDQMLARFEGADAMASTRLDMGGADVQINDDSRGARGIDPRFIEQLEQQFGFDKPAHERFIGMMVDYLTFDFGTSFFRDRPVIELMIERLPVSISLGLWTTLLVYLISIPLGISKALRHGSRFDVWTSGLVIVGYAIPGFLFAILLIVVFAGGTYLDWFPLRGLTSPDFSELSAWGKIKDYFWHITLPVLAAAIGSFATLTMLTKNSFLDEIHKQYVLTARAKGADEQRILYGHVFRNAMLIIIAGLPSAMIGIFFTGALLIEVIFSLDGLGLLGFEAVMQRDYPVIFGTLFLYTVIGLLLKLVSDLTYVWVDPRIDFASRES; from the coding sequence GTGGCACGTTATACCTTACGCCGACTGCTACTGATGATACCGACCCTGTTCGGCATCATGCTGCTTAACTTCATGATTGTTCAGGCTGCCCCGGGAGGGCCCATTGACCAAATGTTGGCCCGCTTTGAGGGAGCCGACGCCATGGCAAGCACACGCCTGGATATGGGGGGGGCCGATGTTCAAATTAATGACGACTCAAGGGGGGCACGTGGAATCGATCCACGCTTTATTGAGCAGTTAGAGCAGCAATTTGGCTTTGATAAACCCGCTCATGAACGGTTTATCGGCATGATGGTGGATTATCTCACCTTCGATTTCGGCACCAGCTTTTTTCGTGATCGACCGGTTATTGAACTGATGATCGAGCGCTTACCCGTGTCTATTTCATTAGGCCTATGGACAACACTGCTGGTCTATCTCATTTCTATTCCTTTAGGCATCAGCAAAGCGTTACGGCACGGATCTCGCTTTGATGTCTGGACCTCAGGTTTAGTGATCGTAGGCTATGCCATCCCAGGCTTTTTGTTCGCCATTCTTCTTATTGTCGTGTTTGCTGGTGGCACTTACCTGGATTGGTTTCCTCTACGCGGCTTAACATCACCCGATTTCTCTGAGCTATCCGCCTGGGGCAAAATTAAAGACTACTTTTGGCATATCACCCTGCCGGTACTGGCTGCCGCGATTGGCAGTTTTGCCACACTCACCATGCTGACCAAAAACAGCTTTTTGGATGAAATTCATAAGCAGTACGTACTGACAGCTCGGGCCAAAGGTGCCGACGAGCAGCGTATTTTGTATGGCCATGTTTTCCGTAACGCCATGCTGATCATCATTGCTGGATTGCCCTCTGCAATGATTGGCATTTTCTTTACCGGCGCACTGCTCATTGAGGTCATTTTCTCTTTGGATGGCCTCGGCTTATTAGGCTTTGAGGCAGTAATGCAGCGAGACTACCCCGTCATTTTCGGAACGCTATTTCTGTATACGGTAATCGGGCTACTGCTAAAGCTAGTATCCGACTTGACCTATGTGTGGGTAGACCCGCGCATTGATTTTGCGTCGAGGGAGTCATAA
- the dnaQ gene encoding DNA polymerase III subunit epsilon: protein MRQVILDTETTGIDPKDGHRLVEIGAVEMINRRFTGRSYHQYINPERHIDAEVVAVHGIDDAKVANEPVFAEIADDFWAFIAGAELVIHNAPFDVGFIDHELTMLNQRRRSPALGPVSEHCRILDTLVMARQMHPGQRNSLDALCKRYDIDNGHRVLHGALLDAEILADVYLAMTGGQTALTLDSESSSGEQQNNQANEGLSVQRLALTPGQLRVVRPSEEERAAHQAKCQAHQLHWFEGGLTEGNRSDA, encoded by the coding sequence ATGCGCCAAGTAATCTTGGATACGGAAACAACCGGTATCGACCCAAAAGATGGCCACCGATTAGTGGAAATTGGTGCCGTTGAAATGATTAACCGGCGGTTTACAGGGCGCTCCTATCATCAATATATCAATCCTGAACGGCATATTGATGCTGAAGTCGTGGCGGTTCACGGTATTGATGATGCCAAGGTGGCTAATGAGCCAGTGTTTGCCGAAATAGCGGATGACTTCTGGGCATTTATAGCAGGGGCGGAGTTGGTGATTCATAACGCCCCCTTCGATGTGGGGTTTATTGATCATGAGCTGACAATGCTAAACCAGCGGCGTCGGTCACCCGCTTTAGGCCCTGTTAGTGAGCATTGCCGCATTCTTGATACGTTGGTGATGGCCCGCCAGATGCATCCAGGCCAGCGTAATAGTCTTGATGCGTTATGCAAGCGCTACGATATTGATAACGGTCATCGCGTGCTGCACGGCGCATTGCTCGATGCTGAGATCTTAGCCGACGTTTATTTAGCGATGACCGGCGGGCAAACGGCGTTGACGCTTGATTCAGAATCATCGTCCGGTGAGCAGCAAAATAATCAAGCTAATGAAGGGCTATCGGTTCAGCGTTTAGCGTTGACGCCAGGGCAATTAAGGGTGGTCCGGCCTAGTGAAGAAGAACGCGCAGCCCACCAAGCTAAGTGTCAAGCACATCAGTTACATTGGTTCGAGGGCGGTTTGACTGAAGGTAATCGTTCCGATGCTTAG
- a CDS encoding class I SAM-dependent methyltransferase, translated as MSTSSTATRLAQQMAEGQAYWQSEAGRSLWETQRACLGPLVEGRKGGHSLEMSMGPTLMTMSAIPHVIRWSPTRVTAESSSTLVCPPDHLALPDRSLDVVVIHHWLEHLPDAHHTLQEAARVTSDSGVLVLFGFNPIGLNGLTQRWRKQQGNFPWSGQWRTASRLRDWLAFVDFDVERVDYCCFRGPMSTTCGERWEALGRRHNLPLGESYMIQAQRRQRHAPVERLKFGLRAPVTPTSLGATRTGVSARYHSGQRRLEKDSESE; from the coding sequence ATGTCAACTTCGTCAACGGCAACTCGGCTCGCCCAGCAGATGGCGGAAGGCCAAGCGTACTGGCAATCAGAGGCTGGCCGTTCGCTATGGGAAACGCAGCGAGCGTGTTTGGGGCCGCTGGTTGAAGGGCGCAAAGGTGGTCACAGTTTAGAGATGAGCATGGGGCCCACGTTGATGACGATGTCGGCCATTCCACATGTTATTCGATGGTCACCGACGAGAGTAACTGCGGAGTCCTCGTCCACATTAGTATGTCCACCAGACCACCTTGCTTTACCAGACCGTAGTTTAGATGTGGTGGTTATTCATCATTGGCTAGAGCATCTGCCTGATGCCCATCACACTTTACAAGAGGCTGCTCGAGTAACGTCAGATAGCGGTGTGTTAGTCCTCTTTGGCTTTAATCCGATAGGGTTGAATGGATTAACCCAGCGTTGGCGTAAGCAGCAAGGAAATTTCCCTTGGAGCGGGCAGTGGCGTACGGCTAGCCGTTTGCGCGATTGGCTGGCGTTTGTCGATTTTGACGTAGAACGCGTAGACTACTGCTGTTTTCGGGGGCCGATGAGCACCACCTGCGGAGAGCGCTGGGAAGCGTTGGGACGCAGGCATAATTTACCGTTGGGTGAAAGTTACATGATTCAAGCGCAGCGGCGACAGCGCCATGCGCCGGTAGAGCGTCTTAAATTCGGGTTGCGTGCACCGGTCACTCCCACTTCTTTGGGAGCCACACGAACTGGCGTTTCTGCGCGATACCACTCAGGTCAACGTCGTTTAGAAAAGGATAGTGAAAGTGAGTAA
- the nudC gene encoding NAD(+) diphosphatase gives MLRREIPHYAREGRVIRVSRSHLAPAPLAQSGELTPLQPTQPWDERMQPLCYWHDEPVALSVEGKPGEDWIDGRQWLGELPASWFSLLSTALQVGAWLENHRFCGRCGEKATKLEAEFAMHCHACGHRNYPRISPCIITLVTSGEAMLLARSPRFPPGRYSTLAGFIEPGESAEEAVHREIYEEVGVHVEKLRYHQSQAWPFPHSLMFGFFAEATTRRIHIDGVEISDAAWFSPRQLPSLPPPYSISRELIETHLARWR, from the coding sequence ATGCTTAGACGTGAAATTCCCCATTATGCGCGAGAAGGTCGTGTTATTCGTGTGTCCCGAAGTCATCTAGCGCCAGCACCACTGGCTCAAAGCGGCGAGTTGACGCCGTTACAGCCGACTCAACCTTGGGATGAACGGATGCAGCCACTGTGCTATTGGCACGATGAGCCGGTGGCGCTCTCTGTGGAAGGTAAGCCGGGTGAGGACTGGATAGATGGACGGCAGTGGCTAGGGGAGTTACCTGCTTCCTGGTTCAGCCTGCTATCGACGGCACTTCAAGTCGGCGCTTGGTTGGAGAACCATCGTTTTTGTGGGCGTTGCGGTGAGAAGGCAACCAAGTTAGAAGCTGAGTTTGCAATGCATTGCCATGCCTGTGGGCATCGTAACTATCCGCGTATTTCTCCCTGCATTATTACGCTAGTCACCAGTGGGGAGGCGATGCTTTTAGCACGAAGCCCAAGATTCCCACCCGGACGTTACTCGACGCTTGCGGGCTTTATTGAGCCTGGAGAGTCTGCTGAAGAAGCGGTGCATCGTGAGATATATGAGGAGGTAGGCGTGCATGTGGAAAAGCTTCGCTATCATCAAAGCCAAGCGTGGCCATTTCCGCATTCACTAATGTTTGGTTTTTTTGCCGAAGCGACAACGCGGCGCATTCACATTGATGGTGTGGAGATTAGCGATGCTGCTTGGTTTTCGCCAAGGCAGCTACCTTCATTGCCGCCGCCGTACTCAATTTCACGTGAACTTATCGAAACACATCTCGCCCGCTGGCGGTGA
- a CDS encoding extracellular solute-binding protein: protein MPRGGLFIKALLLTSGLLLSLSLLASENVAENNTSVPVETVHGLSLYNSPELPPDFAYFPHVNPSAPKGGTITHTAVGGSFDSTNPFIIRGTPVTGVFQIYDSLMASNPGEPFSLYGLLAEGVRLDPERRWIEFDLRPEARFQDGEPVTAYDVVFSLNLLREEGNPFYSSYYAGVEHAIALNDHQVRFEFNDTESRELPLIVAQLPILPRHYWEPRDFSSPTLDAHPGSGPYRISEVDPGRRIVYQRDDNYWGKHLPVNVGRYNIDHVVYEYYRDRDIAWEAFKAGLTDFRTDARAATWAIGYDNFPAYRDGLIKRITVPDVNPSMMQAFVFNLRKEKFQDPRVREALSLAFDFPWLNTNIFYDTYRRTESFFQNSEMEAIGAPSEEELALLEPFREALMDSHRSERLFTDPLPIEHPTELRERLRLALDLLLDAGYRVEDGVLVHGETGRPLTLEVLLYDSGLERVVQPMLRNMARLGVQTSLRIVDINQYLNRVRSYDYDMVISHFPQSNNPGNEQRDYWTSAAAEAPQSRNRMALAHPAVDALVEQLIRANDRETLDTIAQALDRVLRWGFYVIPHYHSGETRIAVWDKFGYPEPFPAYAMDLDAWWVNTDREAELQRRHRRR, encoded by the coding sequence ATGCCACGTGGTGGGTTGTTTATCAAAGCACTTTTGTTAACCAGCGGCTTGCTGTTGAGCCTATCGCTGTTGGCTTCTGAAAACGTCGCCGAAAACAACACCTCTGTCCCCGTTGAGACTGTGCACGGACTATCGCTCTATAATAGCCCAGAGCTTCCTCCCGACTTCGCCTATTTCCCCCATGTTAATCCGTCCGCTCCCAAGGGTGGAACAATCACCCATACCGCCGTGGGCGGCAGTTTCGACTCTACCAACCCGTTTATTATTCGTGGCACGCCTGTTACGGGAGTTTTTCAGATTTACGACTCGCTGATGGCGAGCAATCCTGGCGAGCCGTTTAGCTTGTACGGGCTACTGGCAGAAGGCGTTCGTCTGGATCCGGAACGCCGGTGGATAGAGTTCGATTTGCGCCCAGAGGCACGCTTTCAGGATGGTGAACCCGTAACGGCCTATGATGTGGTGTTCTCGCTGAATCTGCTGCGTGAAGAAGGCAACCCCTTCTACAGTAGCTATTACGCCGGTGTCGAACACGCGATTGCCTTGAATGATCATCAAGTGCGCTTTGAATTTAACGACACTGAGTCACGCGAGCTGCCACTGATTGTGGCCCAGTTGCCCATCTTACCTCGCCACTACTGGGAGCCCCGGGATTTCTCCTCTCCGACCTTGGATGCACATCCGGGATCAGGCCCCTATCGCATTAGCGAGGTAGATCCAGGGCGACGAATTGTTTATCAGCGAGATGACAACTATTGGGGTAAACATTTGCCCGTCAATGTTGGTCGCTACAATATTGACCATGTGGTTTATGAGTATTACCGAGACCGTGACATTGCTTGGGAAGCCTTCAAAGCCGGTCTCACTGACTTTCGAACCGATGCGCGCGCTGCCACTTGGGCCATTGGCTACGATAATTTTCCTGCTTACCGAGATGGCTTAATTAAGCGGATTACCGTGCCCGATGTTAATCCCTCCATGATGCAGGCGTTTGTCTTCAACTTGCGCAAAGAGAAGTTTCAAGACCCTAGGGTTCGAGAAGCGCTAAGCCTCGCTTTCGATTTCCCCTGGCTCAACACTAATATCTTCTATGACACCTATCGGCGCACGGAAAGCTTTTTTCAGAATTCTGAAATGGAAGCTATTGGAGCGCCGTCAGAAGAAGAGCTTGCGCTACTCGAACCTTTTCGGGAAGCGTTGATGGACTCCCATCGTTCAGAACGACTGTTCACTGACCCGCTGCCCATTGAACACCCTACAGAACTCCGTGAACGCCTGCGGCTTGCGCTTGACCTGCTGCTCGACGCTGGCTACCGCGTAGAAGATGGTGTGCTGGTGCACGGTGAAACAGGCCGGCCGCTTACCCTGGAAGTACTGCTCTACGACTCAGGCCTGGAGCGTGTTGTGCAACCCATGCTACGCAATATGGCACGTCTTGGGGTTCAAACGTCGCTACGCATTGTCGATATAAATCAATATCTTAATCGTGTGCGCAGCTACGATTACGACATGGTTATCAGCCACTTCCCGCAGTCTAACAATCCTGGTAATGAACAGCGCGACTATTGGACCAGTGCTGCCGCAGAAGCACCACAAAGTCGTAATCGTATGGCTCTTGCCCACCCTGCTGTTGACGCACTAGTAGAGCAACTCATTCGTGCTAACGATCGCGAAACGCTGGACACCATTGCGCAAGCGCTTGATCGAGTACTGCGTTGGGGCTTTTATGTAATCCCTCATTATCATTCAGGCGAGACGCGGATTGCTGTGTGGGATAAATTTGGCTACCCAGAACCGTTTCCGGCTTATGCCATGGATTTAGACGCTTGGTGGGTAAACACCGATCGAGAAGCAGAACTACAACGCCGTCATCGACGCCGCTGA
- a CDS encoding transglycosylase SLT domain-containing protein translates to MTYRTIRQRLLLSAGSTLIVSLFLAAAASSQASTTEAYQPDSALNDAPASPNFRPNAFQHHFWEALELQPQDAWSTLRESFQWQEKNLPADAQARVDKWIEYYRSSPQNIAAITERATPWLAWITQQVSERGLPGEIALIPFVESSFDPSARSHRGAAGLWQFMPGTGDALGLVRNGNYDGRLDVVSSTAAALDYLEMQADEWYEGDLMLSLAAYNAGAGTVNRAQRQAQGQGLTGDYWELSLPHETMQYVPKLKAIATIINDPEQYGVALPDIHPDPAFAKVQLEQPVSLAQASQLLDVSQSALAELNPGLLNGSLDPRSAQTLLVPEEVDTQVLAQLSQSNNTSLASTSTPSVHRVESGDNLSLIASRYNVTQQDLIRWNAIERPEALKPGQMLTLSGR, encoded by the coding sequence ATGACTTATCGAACGATTCGCCAGCGCTTATTACTAAGCGCTGGAAGCACTCTTATTGTGAGCCTGTTTTTAGCCGCAGCGGCCAGCTCTCAAGCCTCTACTACCGAAGCATACCAACCTGACAGCGCCCTCAATGACGCGCCCGCTTCACCCAACTTCCGACCCAATGCCTTTCAGCATCACTTCTGGGAAGCACTAGAACTGCAACCCCAAGATGCCTGGAGCACACTACGTGAGAGCTTCCAGTGGCAGGAAAAAAATCTTCCTGCCGATGCCCAAGCACGTGTCGACAAGTGGATAGAGTACTATCGCTCCAGCCCGCAAAATATTGCCGCCATCACGGAACGAGCAACCCCCTGGCTTGCCTGGATCACCCAGCAAGTGAGCGAGCGCGGTCTTCCTGGTGAAATTGCGCTGATTCCGTTTGTCGAGAGTTCTTTCGATCCAAGCGCCCGAAGCCATCGAGGAGCCGCTGGGCTGTGGCAGTTTATGCCAGGTACTGGAGATGCATTAGGCTTGGTTCGCAACGGCAATTACGACGGGCGTTTAGACGTCGTGTCGTCTACCGCAGCAGCGCTTGATTACCTGGAAATGCAGGCCGATGAGTGGTACGAAGGAGACTTGATGCTCTCGCTGGCGGCTTATAACGCTGGTGCTGGCACCGTTAACCGCGCGCAACGCCAAGCTCAGGGCCAAGGCCTTACAGGCGACTACTGGGAACTATCACTGCCCCACGAAACGATGCAGTATGTTCCTAAACTTAAAGCAATTGCGACGATCATCAACGATCCAGAGCAGTACGGAGTTGCACTTCCTGACATTCATCCTGATCCTGCTTTTGCAAAAGTTCAGTTGGAGCAGCCAGTTAGCCTGGCGCAGGCCTCTCAGCTTCTGGATGTCAGTCAATCCGCGCTGGCCGAGCTAAACCCTGGCTTGCTCAATGGCAGCCTCGATCCACGCAGCGCACAGACGTTACTTGTGCCTGAAGAAGTCGACACTCAGGTGTTAGCTCAGCTTTCGCAATCAAACAACACCTCGTTAGCATCAACCAGCACGCCAAGCGTTCACCGCGTTGAAAGTGGCGATAATCTATCGCTGATTGCGTCACGCTATAATGTCACCCAACAAGATTTGATTAGGTGGAATGCTATTGAACGCCCAGAGGCACTAAAGCCAGGTCAAATGCTGACGCTCTCAGGACGGTAA
- the sohB gene encoding protease SohB, producing MSEWIVEMGTFLIQATLLMAMVGIVLALMLRNKESGDNSLKLSVESLNDQRRSRGRRLRVTTTEQGARKKLIKAFRQEEKAKHKAAKQSKGKARNAQKVWVLDFHGDLKASQTEQFAQEVSAIIDVAAAEDEVVVRLESAGGLVHAYGLAAAQLDRLQAAGLTTTVCIDKVAASGGYMMACTANHIKAAPFAVIGSIGVVAQVPNIHRLLKRNDIDVELLTAGKYKRTLTVLGENTDEGREKFINDLENTHRLFKEYVSQHRPDMDIDALATGEIWYGSEALEQKLIDSVGTSEAYLVERMAQAQVYSVKLEPPKTFSRKVGLAVSAGVEQAIVKGLGLIDAAGWQRR from the coding sequence ATGAGCGAATGGATTGTAGAGATGGGCACGTTTTTAATTCAAGCCACTTTGTTGATGGCGATGGTAGGCATCGTGCTGGCGCTAATGTTGCGTAATAAGGAGAGTGGGGATAATAGCCTTAAGCTAAGCGTTGAGTCACTCAATGATCAGCGGCGCTCCCGTGGTCGCAGGCTGCGCGTTACAACGACAGAGCAAGGTGCAAGGAAAAAACTGATAAAAGCGTTTCGCCAAGAAGAGAAAGCAAAGCACAAAGCCGCCAAGCAAAGTAAAGGAAAGGCTCGAAACGCTCAAAAGGTTTGGGTGTTGGACTTTCATGGTGATCTCAAGGCTTCGCAAACTGAACAGTTTGCACAGGAAGTTTCTGCGATTATTGATGTTGCCGCAGCCGAAGATGAAGTTGTCGTACGGTTAGAGTCGGCGGGTGGGCTTGTGCATGCCTATGGCTTAGCGGCAGCGCAGCTTGACCGTCTTCAAGCAGCAGGTTTAACCACAACGGTATGTATCGACAAAGTAGCCGCCAGCGGCGGCTATATGATGGCGTGTACGGCTAACCATATTAAAGCTGCGCCGTTTGCGGTGATTGGCTCTATTGGCGTTGTGGCTCAGGTGCCCAACATCCATCGATTGTTAAAGCGTAATGATATTGATGTTGAACTGCTGACGGCAGGTAAATACAAACGCACATTAACCGTGTTAGGGGAAAACACCGACGAAGGTCGTGAAAAGTTTATTAATGACTTAGAAAATACCCATCGGTTGTTTAAAGAGTACGTTTCTCAGCATCGCCCTGACATGGACATTGATGCACTAGCGACGGGTGAAATTTGGTACGGCAGTGAAGCGCTTGAGCAGAAATTGATCGACAGCGTCGGCACCAGCGAAGCGTATTTGGTAGAGCGTATGGCGCAAGCCCAAGTATATAGCGTGAAGCTTGAACCGCCGAAAACCTTCAGCCGTAAGGTCGGCTTGGCAGTGTCGGCGGGCGTCGAGCAAGCGATTGTTAAAGGGCTTGGTTTAATCGATGCGGCTGGTTGGCAGCGTCGATAG
- the rnhA gene encoding ribonuclease HI — protein MSKQATDGLPRVTVYTDGACRGNPGPGGWGVVLLSGQHEKTLKGFEADTTNNRMELMAAIMALRTLNKPCEVALWTDSQYVRQGITQWIHNWIKRGWKTAAKQPVKNAELWKTLHEETQRHRVDWHWVKGHSGHPGNERADALANEAIDEHNRRAACAK, from the coding sequence GTGAGTAAGCAAGCAACCGATGGGTTGCCTCGCGTTACGGTGTATACCGATGGGGCCTGCCGAGGAAATCCAGGCCCAGGCGGCTGGGGTGTAGTGCTACTAAGCGGGCAGCATGAAAAGACGTTAAAAGGCTTCGAAGCAGATACTACTAACAATCGTATGGAATTAATGGCAGCCATTATGGCGTTGCGAACGCTAAATAAGCCATGTGAAGTGGCCCTCTGGACCGACTCCCAGTATGTGCGCCAGGGAATTACTCAATGGATTCACAATTGGATTAAGCGAGGCTGGAAGACGGCGGCCAAGCAACCGGTTAAAAACGCTGAGCTTTGGAAAACTCTTCACGAGGAAACACAGCGACATCGTGTCGATTGGCACTGGGTAAAAGGGCATAGCGGGCATCCCGGTAATGAGCGCGCCGATGCGTTGGCTAACGAAGCCATTGATGAGCATAACAGGAGAGCAGCATGCGCCAAGTAA
- a CDS encoding ArsR/SmtB family transcription factor: MSASTSAAARLLEHDCHAIEAGTNLLKALANEKRLQILCLLAEKELSVTQINQQLELSQSALSQHLAILRRDQLVDTRRESQTIYYSLSSESAKAIIDTLAHHYAA, translated from the coding sequence ATGTCTGCTTCTACTAGCGCCGCTGCCCGTTTGCTTGAACATGATTGCCACGCCATTGAGGCGGGCACTAATCTACTTAAAGCATTGGCAAACGAAAAACGTCTCCAAATACTCTGCCTACTGGCAGAAAAAGAGCTCTCAGTCACTCAAATCAACCAGCAATTGGAGCTGAGCCAGTCCGCGTTAAGCCAACATTTAGCCATTTTGCGCCGCGATCAGTTGGTCGACACCCGCCGCGAATCGCAAACCATTTACTACTCATTAAGCAGTGAAAGCGCCAAGGCGATTATTGACACCTTGGCACACCATTACGCTGCCTAA